Proteins encoded by one window of Xenopus tropicalis strain Nigerian chromosome 6, UCB_Xtro_10.0, whole genome shotgun sequence:
- the rreb1 gene encoding ras-responsive element-binding protein 1 isoform X3, translating to MLPANFSTGSCQFQPFQQPGSSLVVEVLDRAMVNAKVCVPNIAEKTGKQEMKTIPEPSAANAEKENAFEKDQLKAVNLMNGAEVSDLSSVNAMMSTVMSATSIAENGGSLQNTKSPAKSPAPNRIGRRNQESKEEKSSYICPLCEKVCNSQHQLTMHIRQHNTDTGGTDHSCSICGKSLSSASSLDRHMLVHSGERPYKCSMCGQSFTTNGNMHRHMKIHEKDPNVAVTTSPPSPQKRRRLTAKRKLSPEVEAEKEETPSAKKVVEEIQAVEPLKKTEDIVHCPVCAKEFPCKSDLDSHMELHPEASLKCDICCISFRTHRGMLRHNAVIHKMLPKDASGKPFIQSNPNIPAGFNDLSFTDFSCRKFPIISQVWCETNLRRCISDLHRFICETCNKAFPMISALKLHMETHEKGQRDSKHKNEYTTAVAQEQKAYMAALGLQHTKDVKPASQEDSMPDCFEAMRREALKSNLSQDIGSVSLLSMSTLEAPSVCGSFSILPPMKENVKLLSLQPFQKGFTIQPDNSIVVKPISGELADIQQILKMAASAPPQISFPPLAKTSPGSTQPQAFKHMPLLKPKPLVAPRTVVAASTPPPLISTQQASPGSISPSLPPPQLRNKNTVESPTSAIFLQSRSEANNSYSTQNLQLPNTDALSQHEIKTQLEQDSIIEAFMPLDLDSKIKQEVTEGDLKAIISNNKKTTQAKKVFYPCRFCDQVFTFSGLLRAHIRTHLGISPYQCNICDYIAADKAALIRHLRTHSGERPYVCKICQYPFTVKANCERHLRKKHLKVTRKDIEKNIDYISTNTAEMVDALCSPDTVCKCCGEDLKNYRALHIHMRTHKNFQKKKPFECKECGTAFSAKRNCIHHILKQHQNVQEKEIESHILTVTCSPKHIRSGTPVMGDSTYLDRKPTAYLVSHNGFLHGGMTNFPLKLEPNTSYPIDLDEPLDFSQKNKISSVPPIKQEQIYSPPAASYEDIMEPIDLSIPKQAKQDKEDSQIQPKTTVTPPGSVGPLYNCQPCPVPLSANENPDKATAVIHSKSVKTPLQLTVPIISPAVLGSATVLRPLRPKPPPLLPKPPVSKELPPLASIAQIISSVSSASALLKTEITNPASQVNANSLSATDKSGSSKSVMTIPNKELAASCNASQPAATPSTSNSNDALVIGAKKRGRKKGTKNKPKTAPGLDLESSGEFASIEKMLATTDTNKFSPYLQSTEDLKNSIDRNGTSEEDRDSGEDKRGKRNSYSNSLQKITCPYCPRVFPWASSLQRHMLTHTGQKPFPCAKCDAFFSTKSNCERHLLRKHGVANLSLRRNGLISPSKESDVGSHDSTDSQSDAELSSPELDALDLTSVDKDKKNEMNQTQEGNLALQNSQMEDELPDNKKETKVEPDEYKAQLEDDVVSNKSLDLNLASKLMDFKLSASEQTASSNGNFCDVCGKNFKFAATLGRHKKAHSCENKGAGDSNGDDNDASACNSSNSITIAEVGDMEEAHPIDLKVSQSPMEIELDSKSKGEGDAVSAEECIESKLSEKSDDEKESKANETKASSKADKRKKICTVCSKRFWSLQDLTRHMRSHTGERPYKCQTCERTFTLKHSLVRHQRIHQKIKDVKGPGKDYDKEESQSRCEEESDADSIQSSTHHTSENECDTPASLNPNLPEAKRSS from the exons ATGTTGCCAGCAAACTTTTCGACAGGGTCCTGTCAGTTCCAACCTTTTCAGCAGCCAGGGAGCAGCCTAGTAGTTGAAG TGCTAGATAGAGCTATGGTTAATGCTAAAGTCTGTGTCCCCAACATTGCAGAGAAGACTGGAAAACAAGAAATGAAAACCATTCCAGAACCATCAGCTGCCAATGCAG AGAAAGAGAATGCATTTGAAAAAGACCAGCTCAAGGCAGTTAACTTAATGAATGGAGCAGAAGTCAGTGACCTATCCTCTGTTAACGCAATGATGTCTACTGTAATGAGTGCCACCAGCATAGCTGAAAATGGTGGGAGCTTGCAGAACACTAAATCCCCAGCGAAATCTCCAGCTCCAAACAGGATTGGCCGAAGGAATCAG GAATCAAAAGAGGAAAAATCATCTTATATCTGTCCCTTGTGTGAAAAGGTCTGCAATTCTCAGCATCAACTTACAATGCATATCCGCCAG CATAATACTGACACAGGAGGGACTGACCATAGCTGCAGTATCTGCGGAAAGTCTCTGAGTTCGGCTAGCTCACTAGATCGCCATATGCTTGTCCACTCTGGAGAGAGGCCCTACAAATGTAGTATGTGTGGGCAGTCCTTTACTACCAATGGGAATATGCACAG GCATATGAAGATACACGAGAAGGACCCAAATGTTGCAGTTACTACAAGTCCACCATCACCCCAAAAGCGAAGGAGATTGACAGCAAAAAGGAAGTTAAGTCCTGAAGtggaagcagaaaaagaagaaacacCATCAGCAAAAAAG GTTGTTGAAGAGATTCAAGCTGTGGAGCCACTAAAGAAGACAGAAGATATTGTTCACTGCCCTGTGTGTGCTAAAGAATTTCCATGCAAATCAGATCTGGATAGTCACATGGAACTGCATCCTGAAGCCTCTCTTAA gtGTGACATTTGTTGCATTTCATTCCGTACCCATCGGGGTATGCTGCGCCACAATGCTGTAATCCACAAGATGCTCCCAAAAGATGCTTCTGGAAAACCTTTTATTCAGAGTAACCCTAACATCCCTGCTGGATTTAATGATTTAAGTTTCACTGACTTTTCCTGCAGGAAGTTTCCTATCATTTCTCAG GTCTGGTGCGAGACAAATTTAAGAAGATGCATCAGTGATTTACATCGCTTCATCTGTGAAACTTGCAATAAAGCATTTCCAATGATCTCTGCTTTGAAACTGCACATGGAAACTCACGAAAAAGGGCAACGTGACAGTAAGCATAAGAATGAATATACAACTGCAGTAGCTCAAGAACAGAAAGCATATATGGCAGCCCTGGGCCTTCAGCACACCAAAGATGTCAAACCTGCTAGCCAGGAAGACAGCATGCCAGACTGTTTTGAGGCAATGCGACGAGAAGCTTTGAAGAGTAACCTTTCTCAGGATATTGGTAGTGTAAGCTTACTTAGCATGTCAACTTTAGAAGCGCCCTCTGTGTGTGGCTCATTCTCCATTCTTCCACCAATGAAAGAGAATGTGAAGCTGCTTTCCCTTCAGCCTTTTCAAAAGGGCTTTACCATACAGCCTGACAACAGTATTGTTGTAAAACCCATCTCTGGGGAGCTTGCTGATATTCAGCAGATATTAAAGATGGCAGCCTCAGCTCCCCCGCAAATTAGTTTCCCACCTCTGGCTAAAACTTCCCCTGGCAGCACTCAGCCTCAAGCCTTCAAGCACATGCCTCTACTGAAGCCAAAGCCACTGGTGGCACCTCGTACAGTTGTTGCTGCCTCTACGCCACCCCCACTCATCAGCACTCAGCAGGCATCTCCAGGCTCTATCAGCCCAAGCCTACCTCCACCACAACTGAGAAATAAGAACACAGTGGAGTCTCCTACAAGCGCCATATTTTTGCAGTCAAGATCTGAAGCCAATAACAGCTATTCAACTCAGAATTTACAATTACCAAACACTGATGCTTTGAGTCAGCATGAAATAAAAACTCAACTTGAACAGGACAGTATTATAGAAGCATTCATGCCCTTGGATTTGGACTCCAAAATAAAGCAAGAAGTAACTGAAGGTGATCTGAAAGCAATTATTTcgaacaacaaaaaaacaactcAAGCAAAAAAGGTTTTCTATCCTTGTCGGTTTTGTGATCAGGTATTTACATTCTCAGGTCTTTTAAGGGCTCATATTCGCACTCACTTGGGGATCTCGCCATACCAGTGTAATATCTGTGACTATATTGCAGCTGACAAAGCAGCATTAATTCGTCACTTGCGTACACATAGTGGAGAAAGGCCATATGTATGTAAGATTTGCCAGTATCCTTTTACTGTCAAAGCCAACTGTGAGAGGCACCTTCGTAAGAAACACCTTAAAGTCACCAGAAAAGacattgaaaaaaatattgattaTATATCTACAAACACAGCTGAAATGGTGGATGCACTCTGTTCGCCAGATACTGTTTGCAAATGCTGTGGTGAGGACTTGAAAAACTATCGTGCCCTTCATATACACATGAGGACCcacaaaaattttcaaaaaaagaagcCATTTGAGTGCAAGGAGTGTGGAACTGCCTTTTCTGCTAAAAGAAACTGCATACACCACATACTTAAACAACACCAGAATGTGCAAGAGAAAGAAATTGAGAGTCATATTTTAACTGTGACGTGTAGTCCTAAGCATATTCGATCAGGCACCCcagttatgggagatagcactTACCTAGATCGGAAGCCTACAGCATACTTGGTGTCCCATAACGGCTTTCTTCATGGAGGGATGACAAATTTTCCATTAAAACTTGAACCTAATACCAGCTATCCTATAGATCTTGATGAGCCCTTAGATTTTTCACAAAAGAATAAGATTTCTAGTGTTCCCCCAATCAAGCAGGAACAAATCTACAGTCCCCCTGCAGCCTCATATGAGGACATTATGGAGCCCATTGATCTTTCCATCCCTAAACaagctaaacaggacaaagaGGATTCTCAGATTCAACCAAAAACAACAGTGACTCCGCCTGGGTCTGTTGGACCATTATACAACTGCCAACCATGCCCTGTTCCCTTAAGTGCCAATGAAAACCCAGACAAAGCTACAGCTGTCATACATTCCAAATCAGTAAAAACCCCTTTGCAATTGACAGTCCCTATCATTTCGCCTGCTGTTCTTGGTAGTGCAACGGTTTTGCGCCCCTTGAGGCCTAAACCACCACCTCTCTTGCCAAAGCCTCCAGTCTCTAAAGAACTTCCTCCCCTGGCATCCATTGCACAAATAATTTCATCAGTATCATCTGCATCTGCTTTGTTGAAGACTGAAATTACAAATCCAGCTTCTCAGGTGAATGCCAATAGTTTATCAGCCACTGACAAATCTGGGTCTTCCAAGTCCGTAATGACAATCCCAAACAAAGAACTTGCTGCTTCTTGTAATGCTTCCCAACCTGCTGCAACCCCAAGTACTTCAAACAGCAATGATGCTCTGGTCATAGGAGCAAAAAAACGAGGtagaaaaaaaggaacaaaaaacaAGCCGAAAACAGCTCCTGGTCTAGATCTTGAATCTAGTGGGGAATTTGCAAGTATTGAAAAAATGCTAGCCACTACAGACACTAATAAGTTTAGCCCTTACCTTCAGTCTACTGAGGACCTCAAAAATAGCATAGACCGAAATGGAACCAGTGAGGAAGACAGAGACAGCGGTGAAGataaaagaggaaaaagaaatTCCTATTCCAATTCCCTACAGAAAATCACCTGTCCCTATTGTCCTCGAGTTTTTCCCTGGGCCAGCTCTCTGCAAAGGCATATGCTCACTCACACAG GTCAGAAGCCCTTCCCATGTGCAAAATGCGATGCCTTCTTTTCTACCAAATCTAACTGTGAACGCCATCTTTTACGTAAGCATGGAGTTGCCAACCTGTCCTTGCGAAGAAACGGTCTAATTTCCCCGTCTAAAGAAAGTGATGTTGGATCTCATGATAGCACAG ATAGCCAATCGGATGCAGAGCTGTCCTCTCCTGAGCTTGATGCACTGGACCTGACGTCAGTGGACAAGGATAAAAAAAACGAAATGAATCAAACTCAAGAAGGCAATCTTGCATTACAGAACTCACAAATGGAAGATGAGCTGCCAGATAACAAGAAAGAAACCAAAGTGGAACCAGATGAATACaaggcacaattagaagatgATGTTGTAAGCAACAAAAGTCTTGATCTTAATTTAGCAAGTAAACTAATGGACTTTAAACTATCTGCAAGTGAGCAGACTGCCAGCAGCAATGGCAACTTCTGTGATGTTTGTGGTAAAAACTTTAAGTTTGCTGCTACTTTGGGCAGACACAAAAAGGCCCATTCATGTGAAAACAAGGGAGCAGGGGACAGCAATGGAGATGACAATGATGCGTCTGCCTGTAATTCTTCTAATAGTATCACCATTGCAGAAGTTGGGGATATGGAAGAAGCGCACCCAATTGATCTAAAGGTATCACAATCTCCCATGGAGATTGAATTGGACTCAAAAAGTAAGGGGGAAGGAGATGCTGTCTCAGCTGAAGAATGCATAGAAAGTAAACTTTCAGAAAAAAGTGATGATGAAAAGGAATCCAAAGCTAATGAAACAAAGGCATCTTCAAAAGCTGATAAAcggaaaaaaatatgcactgtttGCAGCAAACGCTTCTGGTCCTTGCAGGATCTAACAAGACACATGAGATCCCATACAG GTGAAAGGCCATATAAATGTCAGACCTGCGAACGCACTTTCACTCTGAAGCACAGCCTGGTTCGCCATCAGCGTATACACCAGAAAATTAAAGATGTCAAGGGCCCAGGGAAAGACTATGACAAAGAGGAGAGTCAGTCAAGGTGCGAAGAAGAAAGCGACGCAGACTCCATACAAAGCAGCACACATCATACATCTGAGAACGAATGTGATACACCAGCTAGTCTTAACCCAAACTTGCCAGAAGCAAAAAGATCCTCCTAA